The Tolypothrix sp. PCC 7712 region CAATTTGATCGTGGGTAATTGTGACATCTTTCAACCATTCCCGCGCCAGGATAATTTGAGTTTTCAGTCCGTCTAAGTCTTCGTTATATTGTTCTAGGAATTCTTGGGGAGATACTGAATAAGCGATCGCTTGTTCAACTGCTTGTACTCTTTGATCTAAACCCAGGACTCCATCTGCTGAGAGTGCGATCGCAATTCTATCTAGTAAATGCTCCCGTAATGCGCCTTCTTCTGGGTTATAGGTAGCAATAAACAAAGGTTTGCAGGGATGCTGAAAGCTGATCCCTTCCCGTTCAATTTGGTTGCGTCCTTCTGATAATACTGTTAGTAGCTGATTGCTAATTTGGTCATCTAATAAGTTGATTTCATCCACATACAACACACCCCGGTTAGCTGTAGCGAGTAAACCAGGCTGAAATACCGTGTCCCCTTCTTTTACCGATTTTTCCACATCCACAGAACCCAGGAGCCTGTCTTCTGTCACCCCTAGGGGAATTTGCACAAACGGCGCAGGGACAATTGCAGTAGGAACTTCTTGAATGTCTTTATCTGCGTATTCTGCTAACAGGAGATCGTCCCAATCTTGGGGCTGATTGGGGTCACAGTTACTAATCGAACCTTCAACAACTTCAATGGGTGGTAGCAAGGCGTGAATTGCACGAGCCATCACAGATTTTGCCGTACCACGACGGCCTGCGATCGCCACTCCACCCAATCCAGGATCAACTGCTGCTAAGAGTAAAGCTAATTTAATTGCTTCTTGTCCGACTACGGCTGTCAGTGGGAAGGAAGTGACTTTAGGGGTGATAGTAGGCGCAGGCATTGTTTGGCAATATAGCTAGTCTCGGCTTTTAGCATATCAAGCTTCTGGCACATTTAGAATAAGTGTTGTGACAACTTTCCCCAAGGAGCAAGATTGATGAGTATTGCTCAGGCTAAACGCTTCACTTTAGACGAATACCACAGACTCACAGAGTTAGGTTTTTTCCATGAGGATGACCATATTGAATTAGTCAACGGAGAAATCATCGAAATGGTATCGAAGGGTAAAGCACATGAAACTTGTTTAAGAAATTTGTGGAAACTGTTACCGAAGTTAGTAGAAGATAGAGCTACTTTGCAATCTCAAGCGCCAATTACAATACCCCCTAACAGCGAACCTGAACCGGATTTTGCGATTGTTAAAAACAAAGATGATAATTATCTATCTGCCCACCCATCACCTATTGATGTGTTACTGCTTATAGAGGTTGCAGATTCTTCTTTAGATTATGACCAAGTTGTAAAAATTCCCCTTTATGCTAAAGCTGGAATTACTGATTATTGGATATTTAATTTATTTGATAATCACTTAGAATGTTACAGCGAACCTTATGCAGATAGTCTGGGAAAATACGGTTATTCAAGTAAGCGAATTGTCTTAACTAATCACTCCCAGTTCGCCCATTTTTTTGGAAGTTAGAAGAAAGACTACTCAGGAGTAAAAGATTGACCATCAAGTTGAGTGTAAATACTGATGGAAAAGCCCAGTAAAGCAAGAATACGCTTCTGCAAAGGTGAAAGAGCGGTCAAGTGAGCATAAATTTCGTTTTTCACCTCAATCAACAGCAGTGTAATCTCTTTAAATGCAGCCAGAATTATTTCTGCGCTAGGTCTTGTAGTTTCGCGCTTCGGATTGCCAACATAAAGACCCGCAAGTTTTTCTTTCTCTTTTTCTAGATTGTGGCGAACCTGGAATTCTAAAAGGTTTAAAACTCGCAAACCAATAGACAGTAGTCTTATTAAACCAGTAATATGGTCTTCACGTTGTAAATATATCGGAGTCAATGAAAGAGGAAAGTTTTTCAGCCTCGCAAATCCTCGTTCCATTAAGTACTCATCTCTATAGGCACGAACTGCTTGTTTTAAACCAAATTCATTTGGATTTTTATTTGTAACGTAAACCCGCCAGCCTAACATTTGAATTTGGTGTTGAACTGCGGAATCGTCAATCTTAAAACTCATGTCAAACCATAGTTCTTCTACTATTCTAGCTTTGCGGTCTCGGTATCTTTTTTGAACTTTTTTAACTCTTTTTGTTTGAATGTCAACTTGAAATAATCCACTTGTTTGATATCTGTTGAAAATAGCTTCACATGTTTCTAACCATTCAAAGTGTGAAGTGAGCTTTTTCTTGCCACGTCGAGGCACTTTAAGTTTTTCTAGAGCATCTACTGTTTTCTGTATTCGTTCACGTAGATGTTTTTCTGCTGTTTTTTGAATCGCAAATGAGCGCACAATTAATTGTCTTTCCGACCAAGAGATTTCTTGCCCATCAATCTCTATTTCATGGATAATCTCTATTTCAAAGCCATCCGCTATATTTTTGGTTTTGGCATCTGCATATTCGTAATCTATAATTGTTAGTTCTTGTTGACCATCCCAAACTGGTTGGAGATATTTGCTTAGTTCTTCGTTAGATACTTGCTTGGCTGTTAAAGGACATAAGTAAAAATCTCCGCCCAATACTATATGAGTTCTTGTCTTTATTGATGACATTTTACAGTCACCAATATATAACAATTCTGACTTTTTTATTGTTGAACGTACTTTATCTATTGCTGGAATATATAATGGGTCATCTGCTTTTTCTCCTGACAATATTTCCGTCGCTATTGGCATTCCTAATGGGTCTAATGTCGATAGCATTATTTTCACTTGCGCCAAATCCGGACGATTGTCTTTGCTATGACCCCATTGAAATAAGCCTTCTGGGTTAACTCCACAATGACTTGAAGCCGTTGTACTATCTAAACGTACCTGTTCTGGGATAATATCGTACACCCGTAGCAAACTACTTCCTAGTTCCGACTCAAATGAAAACCAGTTTGCATCTATAGATAGGTAACGTAATACTGCTTGCAAACGGTCATCTGCCAAATCGAGCGAGCGTAAAGATTCTTCCGTAAAGCTTTTTAACGTTTCTAACCGCTTACTCACC contains the following coding sequences:
- a CDS encoding Uma2 family endonuclease — encoded protein: MSIAQAKRFTLDEYHRLTELGFFHEDDHIELVNGEIIEMVSKGKAHETCLRNLWKLLPKLVEDRATLQSQAPITIPPNSEPEPDFAIVKNKDDNYLSAHPSPIDVLLLIEVADSSLDYDQVVKIPLYAKAGITDYWIFNLFDNHLECYSEPYADSLGKYGYSSKRIVLTNHSQFAHFFGS
- a CDS encoding IS1634 family transposase, with protein sequence MEFEPRITNERVDDIPLLLTQLEQMGVEQLIDKHFPCHGNWQGLNLGSVVVIWLTHILSQADHRLNHVQGWVSKRLETLKSFTEESLRSLDLADDRLQAVLRYLSIDANWFSFESELGSSLLRVYDIIPEQVRLDSTTASSHCGVNPEGLFQWGHSKDNRPDLAQVKIMLSTLDPLGMPIATEILSGEKADDPLYIPAIDKVRSTIKKSELLYIGDCKMSSIKTRTHIVLGGDFYLCPLTAKQVSNEELSKYLQPVWDGQQELTIIDYEYADAKTKNIADGFEIEIIHEIEIDGQEISWSERQLIVRSFAIQKTAEKHLRERIQKTVDALEKLKVPRRGKKKLTSHFEWLETCEAIFNRYQTSGLFQVDIQTKRVKKVQKRYRDRKARIVEELWFDMSFKIDDSAVQHQIQMLGWRVYVTNKNPNEFGLKQAVRAYRDEYLMERGFARLKNFPLSLTPIYLQREDHITGLIRLLSIGLRVLNLLEFQVRHNLEKEKEKLAGLYVGNPKRETTRPSAEIILAAFKEITLLLIEVKNEIYAHLTALSPLQKRILALLGFSISIYTQLDGQSFTPE